A window of Puniceicoccaceae bacterium genomic DNA:
GCTTGGCAAGAGTCGGGTAGCCGTCACCAATGCACTGCGTCTGCTGCGCCTGAGTGCCGATGTGCAGGGCTACGTATCCAAAAACATCCTCTCCACCGGGCATGCCAAGGTCATCCTCGGACTCGATAACAGCGAGGAACAGCAGAGCTTTGCACGGCGCATCATTGAACAGGGCTGGAGCGTACGCGAAGCTGAAAAGCAGATCAAGCGCTTCAAGGCAAATCCCGCAGCAAGCAGCACTTCATCCACCAGCCGAACGGCAGCGACCAGCGCCGAGTCGAGTGCGATCCGGGATCTTGAAAAAAAGGTGTCGCAGATACTCAGTGCGGAAACCCAGCTCAAACACAACAAAAACAAGGGGCAGCTGGTCATTCACTACCATGGACTTGACGACCTGCAGCGCATTCTTGACAAAATCGGAGTCAAAAGCCTCTAGTCGATTTCTGCGCGGCAACTCTACTGCTTAGGCATTGACAGGCTTGGCCAATCGCGTTTCTCTATTCCCTTTTTAGCTATTCAACCATGTCGATTATCATCGTAGTTTTCACGGCTTTGCTCTTGTTGCTCAGTGCATTTG
This region includes:
- a CDS encoding chromosome partitioning protein ParB, yielding LGKSRVAVTNALRLLRLSADVQGYVSKNILSTGHAKVILGLDNSEEQQSFARRIIEQGWSVREAEKQIKRFKANPAASSTSSTSRTAATSAESSAIRDLEKKVSQILSAETQLKHNKNKGQLVIHYHGLDDLQRILDKIGVKSL